The DNA segment GCGCCGCTCACGCGGCCCGCATCGCGCCGGCGGAAGGGGGTGACGGACATGACGCAGGACCTCGCGCACGCGCCGTGCCCCCGCCTGCTGAAGACCGCCCGCTCCGTCGTGCTGCACTCCCGGCCCCACATAGATCTCCAGCGCGTGGCCGGCGCGCTCTGTCGCCTCTGACCGGTCATCCCGGCCCGCCCCGGGCCGCGGATCCACTCGCCCCGCAGCGCCCGTTCCGCCCAGCGGCAGCCCCGCCGTGCCCGGACACCGTCCGCGCCCGGCGCCGCTGTGCCCGCCACCGCCGTGCCCCGCCGTCCGCGCGGGGCGACGCGCCCTCGTCCGGACATCCAGGAAGGCGTCACCCGTGCCCCCTGCTTCCCCTACCCCCTCCACTTCCCCTACCCCCTCCACTTCCCCCGCCCCCTCCACTTCCCCCGCCCCCTCCGCATCCCCCGCCCCCTCCGTATCCCCCGCCACCCCCGGTTCCTCCGCCTCCGCCCCTTCCTCCGCCCCTTCCTCCGCGCTCCTCCACCTCGCCGTCGCCCTGGAAGGCACCGGCTGGCACCCCGCCTCCTGGCGTGAGCCGGTCGCCCGGCCCCGGGAGCTGTTCACCGCCGGGTACTGGGCCGCACTGGTCGCCGAGGCCGAGGCCGGTCTGCTCGACTTCGTCACCATCGAGGACGAACTGGCCCCGCAGTCCACGCGTTTCCTGGAGCCCGACGCACGCACCGACCAGGTGCGCGGCCGGCTCGACGCGGTCCTCGTCGCCGCCCGCGTCGCACCGCTCACCCGGCACATAGGCCTGGTCCCGACCGTGGTGGCCACCCACACCGAGCCGTTCCACATCTCCAAGGCCATCGCGACCCTCGACTACGTCAGCTCCGGCCGCGCGGGCCTGCGAGTGCGGATCAGCGCCCGGCCGGACGAGGCAGCGCACTTCGGCCGCCGCACCATCCCCCGCATCGACGCCTACGACAGTCCGGCCGCCCAGGAGGTGGTGACCGATCTGTTCGACGAGGCCGCCGACCACGTGGAGGTGGTCCGCAGGCTCTGGGACAGCTGGGAGGACGACGCCGAGATCAGGGACGCGGCCACCGGCCGCTTCGTCGACCGGGACAAGCTGCACTACATCGACTTCGAGGGCCGCTTCTTCAGCGTCAAGGGACCCTCGATCACACCGCGCCCGCCGCAGGGCCAGCCGGTGGTGACCGCGCTCGCCCACCAGACGGTGCCGTACCGGCTGGTGGCCCGCCAGGCCGACGTCGGCTACGTCACCCCGCACGACACCGCGCAGGCCCGCGCGATCGTCTCCGAGATCCGTGCCGAGCAGGACGCGGCGGGCCGCGCCGAAGAACCCCTGCACGTCTTCGGCGACCTCGTCGTCTTCCTCGACGACACGGCCGCGGCGGCGGAGGCCCGCAGGGGGCGCCTCGACGCCCTCGCGGGCGAGCCATACGCCGGTGACGCCCGCGTCTTCACCGGCACCGCCACCCAACTCGCCGACCTGTTGGAGGAGTTCGCGGAGGCGGGGCTCACCGGTTTCCGGCTGCGACCCGCCGTCGCCGGCCACGACCTGCCCCGCGTCAGCCGGGACCTGGTACCCGAACTGCAGCGCCGGGGCCGCTTCCGTACCGCCTACGAAGCGGGCACCCTGCGTGGCCTCCTCGGGCTCGCCCGCCCCGCCAACCGTCACGCCCCCGGGCGCTCGGCTTCGCCCGTGCCCGCGGCGACCCCCGTCGCCTGAGCAGCCGGAGAGGAACGTACGTCATGAGCAAGCCCAAGAAGCAGATCCATCTCGCCGCGCATTTCCCCGGGGTCAACAACACCACCGTGTGGAGCGACCCGGCGGCCGGCAGCCATATCGAGTTCAGCTCCTTCGCGCACTTCGCCCGGACCGCCGAACGCGCCAAGTTCGACTTCCTGTTCCTCGCCGAGGGCCTGCGGCTGCGCGAACAGGGCGGCGAGATATACGACCTGGACGTCGTCGGCCGCCCCGACACCTTCACCGTCCTCACCGCGCTGGCCGCCGTCACCGAACACCTCGGCCTGACCGGCACCATCAACTCCACCTTCAACGAGCCGTACGAGGTGGCCCGCCAGTTCGCCTCCCTGGACCACCTCTCCGGCGGCCGCGCCGCCTGGAACGTGGTCACCTCCTGGGACGCCTTCACCGGCGAGAACTTCCGCCGCGGCGGCTTCCTGCCGCAGGAGGAGCGCTACTCCCGCGCCCGGGAGTTCCTGGCCACCGCGAACGAACTCTTCGACTCCTGGCGCGGCGACGAGATCCTCGCCGACCAGGCGACCGGCACCTTCCTCGCGGACGCCGAGGCGGGCGCCTTCGCGCACCGAGGACAGCACTTCGACATCCACGGCCGCTTCAACGTCCCCCGCTCCCCCCAGGGCCGCCCGGTCGTCTTCCAGGCCGGCGACTCCGACGAGGGCCGCGAGTTCGCCGCCGCCGACGCCGACGCGATCTTCAGCCGGTACGCCACCCTCGACGAGGGCAAGGCCTTCTACGCGGACGTCAAGGGCCGGCTCGCCCGGTACGGCCGCCGGCCCGACCAGCTCCTCATCCTGCCCGCCGCCACCTTCGTCCTCGGCGACACCGACGACGAGGCCGCCGAGCTGGCCGGCGAGGTGCGGCGGCAGCAGGTCAGCGGAGCCACCGCCCTCAAGCACCTGGAGTTCGTCTGGAACCGCGACCTGTCGGCGTACGATCCGGAGGGCCCGCTGCCCGACGTCGACCCGGTGGTCGCCGAGGAGCACATCTCACGCGGGCGCGCCCAGGTGCGGATGTACCGCGACCCCGTCGCCATCGCCCGCGAATGGCGCGAGCTGGCCGAGGCCAACAAGTGGTCCATCCGCGACCTGGTCATCAACACCGGCAACCGGCAGACCTTCGTGGGCTCCCCGGCCACCGTCGCCCGCACCATCGACGCGTTCGTGCAGGCGGACGCCGCCGACGGCTTCATCCTCGTCCCGCACATCACGCCCGGCGGCCTCGACGTCTTCGCCGACCAGGTCGTCCCGATCCTCCAGGAGCAGGGCGTCTTCCGCGCCGACTACGAGGGCACCACCCTGCGCGATCATCTCGGTCTCGCCCACCCCGACGCGGACGCCGGCGCCGGGCGGCGGGGGCGGGGGCGGCTCGCCGAGGCCGCGGCCACGTGAATCCGCCGGGTCCCCTTCCGGTGACCGCGGGGCCGGTCCCGGCGCGCAGTGCGGTCGGGAGGGCCGCCACGTCCGCCCGGTTCTGAGGCCGGGGCACAAGGTACCCGCGGCACACCGGTGTGGCGGCGAAACGTCTCCCTCCCCCGAAGGAGGCGTTCCGCCGCCGTCCCCCGGTGCCGGACTGCGGTTCCGAGAGCAAGAATGCCGTCCAAGGGGAGGGCGGCACCTGAGTCGGGGGCTACTCAAGTCGCCCTGTATCAGAACTGAGTAGGCGCACTCCTGTTGATGTGACGACTTACGAACAGGACGCCAAGACGCTGGAACTGCCCTGGCCGTTCACCGGCCGGGAGGACGAACTGGAGCTGGTCCGCCGCTCGCTCACCGCTGGACGGCACGGCATCGTGGTGACCGGACCGGCGGGCTGCGGCAAGACCCGGCTGATCACCGAGGCGCTCCGGGGCACCGACCGCGCCCGGGTGACCGGCACCCCCGAGACCCGCGGACTGCCCTTCGCGGCCTTCGCCCACCTGCTGCCCGAAGCGGTCTCGCTGCACCGCGCGGTCCAGCTCCTGCGCGGCGTACGGCTTCTCGTCGTCGACGACGCCCATCTGCTCGACGAGGCCTCGGCCGCGCTCGTCCACCAGCTCGCCGCGCACGGCAGCACCCGGCTGGTCGTGGTGGCCGCGGACGGAGCTCCGGCGCCGGAGGCGGTGTCCCGGCTGTGGACCGGGGAGCTGCTGCCCCGCCTGCCGCTGGAGCCGCTGCCCCGCGAGGACACCGCCCAGCTCCTCGCCACCGCCGGCCTGGAACCCCTCACCGTGGCCCGCCTGCACCGGCTGTGCCGGGGCGATCTGCGGCTGCTGCGCGAACTGCTGGGCGCCCTGCGGGAGTCCGGGCGACTGCGCCGCGGCGCCGGCGGGGAGGAGTGGGCCTGGCGCGGTCCGGTCCCCGTCACCGCGACCGTACGGGGCCGTCTGTCCGCCGTGCTGGACCGGTCCGGACCCGGTGAACGCGAGACGCTCGACCGCCTCGCCTTCGCCGAGCCCCTGCCGGTCCCCCTGGACGATCTGGACCTGCGCGTGCTGGAGGAGCTGGAGACGGACGGGCTGATCCACGTCGACGACCGCGGCGGTGTCACCCTGGCCCACCCGCTGCACGGCCCCGTCCTGCGCGCCACCGCCGGACGGCTGCGGGCACACCGGCTGACGATGGCGCCGGACCGGTGCGGCCCCGCGCTGGAGGCCGAACGGACGGAGATCGTACGGCGCTGGGAGCTGGACCTGGTGACGGCCGTGCCGACCCCGGTGGGGGACTGGCTGCTGTCCGAGGAACTCCCGGTGCCCGCCCCCTACGCCGCCGTACGCGCGCGGTACGCCCGGCTGCGGGGCGAACTGCGGGAGGCGGCGGCCTGGGCGTGGGAGGGACTGCGGGGGGCACCGGGGGACACGGCCTGCGCGGCCGAATTCCGGCTCACATACGGGCAGTTGGGGGAGGGCGCCGGGGATGGCGGGGACGGCGGGGGCGGGGGCGGGGACGGGGTGTGGGCCGCGGCCGCCCGCGGCGACCTCGACGGCGCGGTTGCCGGCATCGCCGGGATCAGTGGGGACGCCGGGGGCACCAGCGGTGCCGGGGGCGCCGGGGACGACGTCTTCGCGCTCTACGACGCCGTGCGCCTCGGGTCGCCCGAGCGGGTCGCCGGACGGCTGCCGGCCCACGGGGTGTTCGCCCGGCACGCGCAGGCGCTCGTCCGGGCCGACGGACACGAGCTGGACCGGGTGGCCGAGGAGCTGGCGGAGCGCGGCTTCGTGCTCTTCGCGGCGGAGGCGTGCGCCCAGGCCGTGCGCGCCCACCGTGACCCGCGCGCCGCCCGGCTCTCCCGCACGCGCGCGGTCGCGCTGGCCCGGCGCTGCCAGGGAGCCCGTACCCCGGCCCTGTCCGGCCTCGTCCTCGGCGAACTGACCGCCCGCCAACGGCAGATCGTCACCCTCGCGGCTGCGGGCCTCAGCAACCGGCAGATCGCCGAACGCCTGACCCTGTCCGTCCGCACCGTCGGCAACCACCTGTACAGCGCCTACACCCGGCTCGGCGCCAGCGACCGGGGCGCGCTGCCCTGGCTGACGGATCCGGCGGAGGTGGAGGCGAGGTCGGCGTAGCGGACGCGCGGACTATCGGCCGAGTCGGCGCGAGCACGCCTCCCACGCCGTCGGCGACATCAGATCGCGCGCGCTGCGGAACAAGCGGTGCAGCGCGGGGCCGTAGCGGTCCGCCAGCTCGGCGTTGTGGGCGAACACGTCGAGTTCGTTAGCGGCCGTGATGTCGAGGAAGGCGCGCACGTCCGCGTCCGCGGGGACGTGCTCCCGGCCGGTGAAACGGTCACGGAAGACGACCGGCCGGGCGCCGTCGAAACGCGGGTACACGACCTCACGGTCACAGCTCGCGTAGAGGTGGACCAGCGCCTCCGCCCGCTCACCGATCAGCTCGGCCAGCGTGCCGCGCTCGGCGACGTCCAGGAGGGTCCGGTCGAACCCGTCCGTGCCGTATGCCGCGTGGCACAGCCCGGCGACCTGGACGGCAGGGTCGGCGCCCCACTCGTCCAGGACCCGTGCGACGCGGTTCAGGTGCTCCAGCAGTGTTCCCCCCGGGTGGGGCATCCCGGCCGCGCCTCGGACGCGCAGGAAGTACTGGATCCCGGGCGTCGACGCCGGACAACCGGGCCCGTCGTCCGCGGAGTTGTTCTCTGATGGGGCGAACGGTCGCATCAGACCTCCTCGTCGGCGCGGTGGCCGGCCGTGCCGGGTCGTATCAGGGTCGGGCCGGGCGGGGCTGTGCCGTGCCATGCCGTGCCGGGGCGGCGGCGTCGGTGTCGCGTCGCCGTTCAGGACGGCGGCCCAAGGCTAGCCGGTCATCGTTTCGCGCAGAGGGCTGATGACCGACAGCGGCAGGCGGGACTTCGCGGACACAGCCTTCCGATCCGCCGGACAGGTCACTTGCCTCGTGTCAGGGCCTTGACCTCCGGAGGCAGGCTGCCAGCGGGCTGGACGGCGAGGAGCATGACCTCGTCCGAGGTGTACCGCATCGCGATGGCGATACGTGGATCCAAGCCGTCGACGGTATAGGCCGTGGTCGGTTCGTGCCCTGCGGCATTGTCGTCGTGGCCCGGTGTGTCGTCGCAGGGCGGGAACTCGGCGGGGCCGAGTGCTTTGCCCACGGTGAAGTCGACGTTGGCCACCTGCGTATAGGTGCGTCCCCCGTACACGGCGGCGATCGCGCATGACCCTTCGGCCTCCCCGCCACCGCCCTGTGCTGAACAGGCGGTGGTCAGCGCGGCCACGACCATGACCATGCCCGAGTACAACGGCAGCCGCCGCGACCGCGTCGACATGTCGGCGTCGCGTCGGCGTGACATTCTGATTCGCATCAGTGGGCTCCTTCTGGAGCGTGCGCGCTCCGTCTCACCGGGTGCCGCGTAACCCATGGGGCGTGCGGGCCCCGGGCGCGTCTCCCGATCAGTTCATGACCATGACGGAGCTCGGGGCGAACCGGTTCGTTCCGCTTTCGGTGACTCGCCCTTCTCACATGATCCGAACGAGAGGCCCTATGCCGCGCCGAACGCCGCGAACGCCCAGCCCGTCGCCTGGTGGACCGCGTCCCCGGGCTGGGCCGCCCGGGCGTCGCGCAGCGCCTCGGCCAGGGAGAGGCCCGCGTCCAGGCCCTTGTGCAGGGCGAGCATGAGCGGGACCACGGCCGCGTCGTTCACCGGCGCGCTGCTGGCCACCACCCCGGCCGTGCCCAGGGGGAGCAACGCGGTGACGAGGCCGAGGAGTTCGTCGGCGCCCACCGAGGCCAGGCGGGCGGTGTCGCAGCTGGAGAGGATGATGCGGTAGGGGCTTCGGGTGAGACGCTCGAAGTCGTGGACGATGAGGGGGCCGTCGGCCATCCGCAGGGCGGAGAACAGGGGGCTGTCGGCGCGGAAGGTGCCGTGCGCGGCGAGGTGGGCGAGGGCCGCGCCGTCCAGTTCCGCCAGGACGCGCGGGACCTGCGCGGCCTCGCCCTCCAGCACGGTCGCGCCGGCGTCCCGGGCGGCGAGACCGGGTACCTCCGCGCCGCCCGTCGCGAGACCGGGGCCGCGTACCAGGACGTGCCGGCCGCCCGGCGGGGGCTCGGTCTCGCGGGCGCGCAGCCAGCTGCCCGCCGACGGGGAGACGCTGAGCACCCGGTCGCGCAGCGCGGGCAGCAGGGCCCACGGCACCCGGTGCAGCGCGCCCGGCGGCACGATCACCACCGGCCCGGAGCCGAGGTGGGCGGCCGCCCCGGCCAGCAGCAGCTCCTCCAGGCGCCGCCCGGCCGCGGCGACCAGCGGCAGCCGGGCCTCGCCGCCCGGGTGCGCCAGCCGCCGCAGCCCGGCCTGGACGTGCTCCGCCTCGGCCACCGCCTCGTCGAGCGCCCCGCCCGCGAACCGCCGTACCCGGCCGTGGGCACAGAGCAGGACGTGCACCCGCCCGTTCACCACGGCGAGTTCGACCAGCCGCGTCCCGCCGAGCCGGTCGAGCAGGCGGCCGGTGTCGAAGCGGTCGCCGCCGCCCGGGACGTCGCCGCGTATGTGGTGGGTGCGGGAGCGGATCTCCCGCTCCA comes from the Streptomyces sp. NBC_00820 genome and includes:
- a CDS encoding DUF6817 domain-containing protein, which gives rise to MRPFAPSENNSADDGPGCPASTPGIQYFLRVRGAAGMPHPGGTLLEHLNRVARVLDEWGADPAVQVAGLCHAAYGTDGFDRTLLDVAERGTLAELIGERAEALVHLYASCDREVVYPRFDGARPVVFRDRFTGREHVPADADVRAFLDITAANELDVFAHNAELADRYGPALHRLFRSARDLMSPTAWEACSRRLGR
- a CDS encoding NtaA/DmoA family FMN-dependent monooxygenase (This protein belongs to a clade of FMN-dependent monooxygenases, within a broader family of flavin-dependent oxidoreductases, the luciferase-like monooxygenase (LMM) family, some of whose members use coenzyme F420 rather than FMN.) — encoded protein: MSKPKKQIHLAAHFPGVNNTTVWSDPAAGSHIEFSSFAHFARTAERAKFDFLFLAEGLRLREQGGEIYDLDVVGRPDTFTVLTALAAVTEHLGLTGTINSTFNEPYEVARQFASLDHLSGGRAAWNVVTSWDAFTGENFRRGGFLPQEERYSRAREFLATANELFDSWRGDEILADQATGTFLADAEAGAFAHRGQHFDIHGRFNVPRSPQGRPVVFQAGDSDEGREFAAADADAIFSRYATLDEGKAFYADVKGRLARYGRRPDQLLILPAATFVLGDTDDEAAELAGEVRRQQVSGATALKHLEFVWNRDLSAYDPEGPLPDVDPVVAEEHISRGRAQVRMYRDPVAIAREWRELAEANKWSIRDLVINTGNRQTFVGSPATVARTIDAFVQADAADGFILVPHITPGGLDVFADQVVPILQEQGVFRADYEGTTLRDHLGLAHPDADAGAGRRGRGRLAEAAAT
- a CDS encoding putative leader peptide — protein: MTQDLAHAPCPRLLKTARSVVLHSRPHIDLQRVAGALCRL
- a CDS encoding LuxR family transcriptional regulator AbsR2; translated protein: MTTYEQDAKTLELPWPFTGREDELELVRRSLTAGRHGIVVTGPAGCGKTRLITEALRGTDRARVTGTPETRGLPFAAFAHLLPEAVSLHRAVQLLRGVRLLVVDDAHLLDEASAALVHQLAAHGSTRLVVVAADGAPAPEAVSRLWTGELLPRLPLEPLPREDTAQLLATAGLEPLTVARLHRLCRGDLRLLRELLGALRESGRLRRGAGGEEWAWRGPVPVTATVRGRLSAVLDRSGPGERETLDRLAFAEPLPVPLDDLDLRVLEELETDGLIHVDDRGGVTLAHPLHGPVLRATAGRLRAHRLTMAPDRCGPALEAERTEIVRRWELDLVTAVPTPVGDWLLSEELPVPAPYAAVRARYARLRGELREAAAWAWEGLRGAPGDTACAAEFRLTYGQLGEGAGDGGDGGGGGGDGVWAAAARGDLDGAVAGIAGISGDAGGTSGAGGAGDDVFALYDAVRLGSPERVAGRLPAHGVFARHAQALVRADGHELDRVAEELAERGFVLFAAEACAQAVRAHRDPRAARLSRTRAVALARRCQGARTPALSGLVLGELTARQRQIVTLAAAGLSNRQIAERLTLSVRTVGNHLYSAYTRLGASDRGALPWLTDPAEVEARSA
- a CDS encoding LLM class flavin-dependent oxidoreductase; the protein is MEGTGWHPASWREPVARPRELFTAGYWAALVAEAEAGLLDFVTIEDELAPQSTRFLEPDARTDQVRGRLDAVLVAARVAPLTRHIGLVPTVVATHTEPFHISKAIATLDYVSSGRAGLRVRISARPDEAAHFGRRTIPRIDAYDSPAAQEVVTDLFDEAADHVEVVRRLWDSWEDDAEIRDAATGRFVDRDKLHYIDFEGRFFSVKGPSITPRPPQGQPVVTALAHQTVPYRLVARQADVGYVTPHDTAQARAIVSEIRAEQDAAGRAEEPLHVFGDLVVFLDDTAAAAEARRGRLDALAGEPYAGDARVFTGTATQLADLLEEFAEAGLTGFRLRPAVAGHDLPRVSRDLVPELQRRGRFRTAYEAGTLRGLLGLARPANRHAPGRSASPVPAATPVA
- a CDS encoding DUF6281 family protein; protein product: MRIRMSRRRDADMSTRSRRLPLYSGMVMVVAALTTACSAQGGGGEAEGSCAIAAVYGGRTYTQVANVDFTVGKALGPAEFPPCDDTPGHDDNAAGHEPTTAYTVDGLDPRIAIAMRYTSDEVMLLAVQPAGSLPPEVKALTRGK